The following proteins come from a genomic window of Sardina pilchardus chromosome 13, fSarPil1.1, whole genome shotgun sequence:
- the LOC134099700 gene encoding heat shock protein beta-1-like, with translation MSEKRLQVNMMQQPTWDPFRDWQQGSRLFDQSFGMPFFPEDFSQWTNTHWPGYMRPPGSMYNNNMFSQGPYARALSRQMSSGMSEMRQTRDHWRVCLDINQFSPEELVVRTKDGMVEIIGQHEERRDDHGFISRSFTRKYTLPPTVDSEKVTSSLSPEGVLTIEAPLPKPALQAGEVSIPVSKMKK, from the exons ATGTCTGAGAAGCGCCTGCAGGTCAACATGATGCAGCAGCCCACCTGGGACCCCTTCCGCGACTGGCAGCAGGGCAGCCGCCTCTTCGACCAGTCCTTCGGCATGCCCTTCTTCCCCGAGGACTTCAGCCAGTGGACCAACACCCACTGGCCCGGCTACATGAGGCCCCCCGGCTCCatgtacaacaacaacatgttctCCCAGGGGCCCTACGCCCGCGCCCTGTCCCGCCAGATGAGCAGCGGCATGTCCGAGATGAGGCAGACACGCGACCACTGGAGGGTCTGCCTGGACATCAACCAGTTCTCTCCCGAGGAGCTGGTGGTCAGAACCAAGGATGGGATGGTGGAGATCATCG ggcaacacgaggagagaagagatgaccATGGATTCATCAGCAGGAGTTTCACTAGGAAATACAC TCTGCCCCCTACTGTTGACTCTGAGAaggtcacctcctctctctcacccgaGGGTGTGCTGACCATTGAGGCTCCTCTTCCCAAGCCTGCTCTGCAAGCAGGCGAGGTGTCCATCCCCGTCTCCAAGATGAAGAAGTAA